From the genome of Uranotaenia lowii strain MFRU-FL chromosome 1, ASM2978415v1, whole genome shotgun sequence, one region includes:
- the LOC129738517 gene encoding uncharacterized protein LOC129738517 isoform X2 encodes MGTPNSPRDLPQSASIGNLSFEGNMEQCRLCLRMLPTAELKDIFYSDADTEKDIHQAVRVKVTPNDISVKICSCCYNLIKLINDFRDVCCKTSLMLLKSVKIPGEAFWSDGQNNESISHCRELVKQCQMAVDDIFQNPSPDASSEEERLNNSMPEPEVVNPLNESDSEHLNSAPTIVKQEQIEGETTFDFLNVLIKEECEASSSEVYENCEVSNADDIDNCEVSNAEDNEKCEASNAEDNEKCEASNSEDHEKRESLPLPERSRRRKRKNDDSTNQVKANQEMTSQEETNQEMTDQEMETKQQKLPKKSTTGDEEFLKVFNKIHVKDCKIVTSSRGGYKLVENGHLYNLLTKTETTWIWDCERRRMSNKSERCRAKAKTMIQGRKPSLQTQGEHNHEPDPVKVELTKFRSALREKSKDISEQPDNIIQLCAAEAPPEIRSTISKYAQKRIVQRQLKKRIPEKT; translated from the exons ATGGGAACGCCGAATTCACCTAGAGATCTGCCGCAATCTGCaagcattggaaatttgtcgttCGAAGGAAATATGGAGCAATGTCGACTGTGTCTCAGGATGCTTCCCACTGCTGAGCTCAAGGACATTTTCTACTCCGATGCCGATACCGAAAAGGACATTCATCAAGCAGTTCGTGtaaaa GTCACACCAAACGACATTTCcgtaaaaatttgttcatgctgttataatttgattaaacTGATCAACGACTTCCGGGATGTGTGCTGTAAAACGAGCCTGATGCTCTTGAAAAGTGTGAAAATTCCTGGCGAAGCCTTCTGGTCCGACGGTCAAAATAACGAAAGCATATCTCACTGTCGGGAGCTGGTCAAACAGTGCCAAATGGCAGTAGACGATATTTTTCAGAACCCTTCTCCTGATGCTTCCTCCGAAGAAGAAAGGCTCAACAATTCAATGCCTGAACCGGAGGTTGTTAATCCTTTGAACGAGAGTGACAGTGAGCATTTGAATTCAGCTCCCACCATTGTTAAGCAAGAACAGATAGAAGGTGAAACaactttcgattttttgaacgttttaatCAAAGAGGAATGTGAGGCGAGCAGTTCGGAAGTTTACGAGAACTGTGAGGTGAGCAATGCGGACGATATCGACAACTGTGAGGTGAGCAATGCGGAAGATAACGAGAAATGTGAGGCGAGCAATGCGGAAGATAACGAGAAATGTGAGGCGAGCAATTCGGAAGATCACGAGAAACGTGAATCTTTGCCACTTCCCGAACGCTctcgaagaagaaaaagaaagaatgaTGATTCGACTAATCAGGTAAAGGCGAATCAGGAAATGACGAGTCAGGAA GAGACGAATCAGGAAATGACGGATCAGGAAATGGAAACCAAGCAGCAGAAACTTCCGAAGAAATCG ACGACAGGAGATGAGGAATTcttgaaagttttcaataaaatccatgTTAAAGATTGCAAAATAGTGACATCTAGTCGTGGAGGATATAAGTTGGTGGAAAACGGGCACCTCTACAATCTATTAACAAAG ACTGAAACTACTTGGATTTGGGATTGTGAACGAAGAAGGATGTCAAATAAATCTGAACGATGCAGAGCAAAGGCAAAAACGATGATCCAGGGTAGAAAACCATCGCTGCAAACGCAGGGCGAACATAATCATGAACCGGATCCGGTCAAGGTGGAACTAACTAAGTTTCGCAGTGCCTTGAGGGAAAAGTCGAAAGACATTTCCGAGCAACCCGATAATATCATTCAACTGTGTGCTGCCGAAGCGCCGCCTGAG ATACGATCGACGATTTCCAAATACGCGCAGAAAAGAATCGTTCAACGCCagcttaaaaaaagaatcccgGAAAAAACATAA
- the LOC129738517 gene encoding uncharacterized protein LOC129738517 isoform X1, which produces MGTPNSPRDLPQSASIGNLSFEGNMEQCRLCLRMLPTAELKDIFYSDADTEKDIHQAVRVKVTPNDISVKICSCCYNLIKLINDFRDVCCKTSLMLLKSVKIPGEAFWSDGQNNESISHCRELVKQCQMAVDDIFQNPSPDASSEEERLNNSMPEPEVVNPLNESDSEHLNSAPTIVKQEQIEGETTFDFLNVLIKEECEASSSEVYENCEVSNADDIDNCEVSNAEDNEKCEASNAEDNEKCEASNSEDHEKRESLPLPERSRRRKRKNDDSTNQVKANQEMTSQEMKSQEETSQEETNQEMTDQEMETKQQKLPKKSTTGDEEFLKVFNKIHVKDCKIVTSSRGGYKLVENGHLYNLLTKTETTWIWDCERRRMSNKSERCRAKAKTMIQGRKPSLQTQGEHNHEPDPVKVELTKFRSALREKSKDISEQPDNIIQLCAAEAPPEIRSTISKYAQKRIVQRQLKKRIPEKT; this is translated from the exons ATGGGAACGCCGAATTCACCTAGAGATCTGCCGCAATCTGCaagcattggaaatttgtcgttCGAAGGAAATATGGAGCAATGTCGACTGTGTCTCAGGATGCTTCCCACTGCTGAGCTCAAGGACATTTTCTACTCCGATGCCGATACCGAAAAGGACATTCATCAAGCAGTTCGTGtaaaa GTCACACCAAACGACATTTCcgtaaaaatttgttcatgctgttataatttgattaaacTGATCAACGACTTCCGGGATGTGTGCTGTAAAACGAGCCTGATGCTCTTGAAAAGTGTGAAAATTCCTGGCGAAGCCTTCTGGTCCGACGGTCAAAATAACGAAAGCATATCTCACTGTCGGGAGCTGGTCAAACAGTGCCAAATGGCAGTAGACGATATTTTTCAGAACCCTTCTCCTGATGCTTCCTCCGAAGAAGAAAGGCTCAACAATTCAATGCCTGAACCGGAGGTTGTTAATCCTTTGAACGAGAGTGACAGTGAGCATTTGAATTCAGCTCCCACCATTGTTAAGCAAGAACAGATAGAAGGTGAAACaactttcgattttttgaacgttttaatCAAAGAGGAATGTGAGGCGAGCAGTTCGGAAGTTTACGAGAACTGTGAGGTGAGCAATGCGGACGATATCGACAACTGTGAGGTGAGCAATGCGGAAGATAACGAGAAATGTGAGGCGAGCAATGCGGAAGATAACGAGAAATGTGAGGCGAGCAATTCGGAAGATCACGAGAAACGTGAATCTTTGCCACTTCCCGAACGCTctcgaagaagaaaaagaaagaatgaTGATTCGACTAATCAGGTAAAGGCGAATCAGGAAATGACGAGTCAGGAAATGAAGAGTCAGGAAGAGACGAGTCAGGAAGAGACGAATCAGGAAATGACGGATCAGGAAATGGAAACCAAGCAGCAGAAACTTCCGAAGAAATCG ACGACAGGAGATGAGGAATTcttgaaagttttcaataaaatccatgTTAAAGATTGCAAAATAGTGACATCTAGTCGTGGAGGATATAAGTTGGTGGAAAACGGGCACCTCTACAATCTATTAACAAAG ACTGAAACTACTTGGATTTGGGATTGTGAACGAAGAAGGATGTCAAATAAATCTGAACGATGCAGAGCAAAGGCAAAAACGATGATCCAGGGTAGAAAACCATCGCTGCAAACGCAGGGCGAACATAATCATGAACCGGATCCGGTCAAGGTGGAACTAACTAAGTTTCGCAGTGCCTTGAGGGAAAAGTCGAAAGACATTTCCGAGCAACCCGATAATATCATTCAACTGTGTGCTGCCGAAGCGCCGCCTGAG ATACGATCGACGATTTCCAAATACGCGCAGAAAAGAATCGTTCAACGCCagcttaaaaaaagaatcccgGAAAAAACATAA